The following nucleotide sequence is from Myxocyprinus asiaticus isolate MX2 ecotype Aquarium Trade chromosome 21, UBuf_Myxa_2, whole genome shotgun sequence.
TACTTGAATTgttcaacaattaaaaatgtaaaaattaaaaagattctcaaggcaccatttggggttcctcagtaGCCATGCCGGTAGAACCATCTGAAGATCCTCCACGAACCCTTAAAATGAGCTCCAAATATCTTATGTCTTCAAGGAACTTCAATATATATTTCAAGAGCCTCGAAGCCTTTCCCTTACGATGGGGTTACTTAAGAACCATTGGCAATCCTTAAAGTTATTTAGAGTTCTTGCAGGAACTAAAAGCAAGTTTTTCAGGGAACTGAAAGGGTGTCTGGAGGATCTCCAGAAGGTTCCACAAGTGTGGCATCTGAGGAACCCCAAGTGGTGCCTCAagtatcttttcatttttacagtgcataACTCTATGAACATAATGTCCAATTGTATACAATTTTACCTTTTTTAAACTCCTCGAGCATCGTATCCAGCTTTGTATCATTGAAGACAAAATGCAGAGGGTGGCTGTAGAACTTTGTGATGGTTTTCAGCGGAGTGCAGTCATCTGGATCCACAAAGGCCAAGTCCTTCACAAACAGCAGGTCCACAATATGACACTTCTCACCCTCGTACACCGGTATGCGCGTGTAGCCACTCTCCATGATCTCAGACATGGTGTTGAAGTCCAGGATGGCATCACTGGCAATCATGAAGCAGTCTCGCAGAGGTGTCATGACATCCTCCACGGTTTTTGTCCTGAGCTCCAGAGCGCCCTGGATGATGTTCAGCTCCTCTTTCACCAAATCATTATACGGATCTGTCACTCTGAGCATCTCCAGTAGCTTCTCCCTGTTGTACACAGTGCCTATCTCCTGTCCCAGAACATGGTCTAGAAGTTTACTGACAGGATAAGATGCTGGGAATGTAAGGATCATGAAAAATTTCGTGAGGAATATTGTGTTTGCACCAACAGCGAGACCATGCCTGGAGCAAATGGCTTGTGGTACAATTTCTCCAAAGATTACAATCCCTATAGTGGACACCACTACAGCTATCAACCCTGATCCTGCAATGTCATCAAGCAGTATTGTCAAAGTGGTATTGACCAGAACGTTTCCTAAGAGTAAAGAGCAAAGAAGGTAGTTTCCTTGGCTTCGGACTGGTTCGATCTTCTTTGCgtaatttttctctttctctgtcccaCAGTTTTGGACTATCCGGAGCTCCATGGGATCAAGTGCCATCAGTCCCAGATTGAGCCCGCTGAACATGCCAGACAAACACAACAGCATCGCAATAAAAATCACCTGCAGCCAGAAAGGCAGCAGGAACTTTTTCTCCTCCACCACGAGCACTTTGGTGTCATGCCCGTCATGATAAACCCAGGTGCTCTCGGACCACGAGTCCTGGGCAGCTGATGAGGCCGCCTGCGCAGCGGTCGCGATGCACAGGTAATACGCTTTACTCTTCTCTGTTTTTCGAAGGGgtttcacttctatttcaataaCTCCAGAGGTCTTTCTGTTTACCTCCACGTTGGGGAGGACGATTATATCAGACGTTCGGATGCCACAGGGATGAGAGGCAGGTGCGTCTTTGGGGCTCTGGCTCTCCGCAGGTGCGCTGCTGCCGCCGCTGCTGTCACTCGAGCGCTCGTGTTCCGTAAAGGCGAGTTTGGACCACGTCTCGTTATTAATGTTTTGCCCATAGACTCTTAACCTGACATGAGATCGCTCGCTGACACGCAAATAACCTCTGTCCATAAATGACACCTCGTCAGTGTCCTCGAGTCTGAGGCCAATGATGACAGTCTCCTCTGGTGCATCTGTGCCACTAGTGCAGCTGATCACACAACTGCTGACAATTAAGAACATAACGGTCAATGATCTAGCCCGGTTCAGCGCCGCCATATTAGAAGTGGGCACTGCGGTGCATTGCTCTGCCATGTTGACAGTGGGCAGACTTTAGTGAATGAATGTTGGATGCCACGGTCAGAGGGAGTCAGAATCCGCCTTCATCTTCTCTATAGCCTTTCTGACAACAAGCGACAACATTACTCACCACGTACTGCTGCCTCTCTGCACCGCGATGACACACCAGCACTCTATGAGaactactgtttgtacagatgtcTCTTGACGGGCGTTACTTTTGACCAATCAAGTAATGTATGCAAAATAGGGCGGGACTATTGAAAAGCGTATCCAATGATATTGTACAGAACGTTGGAGGAGAGGCGGTCCTTACGGCCTTAAAAGCGGTAGTGGGTGTTTTTAAAGACCAATCAATGGTTCAAATAAGGCGTAGCTAAAAGATGGGAGTGGTCACTAGCGGCCAACTGAATTTTGGCAGTAAAACTACGGGCCAATACATTGCATTAACGTATTGAAGATTTCGGGGTTAATtgtgagaagaagaagaagaaaaaaaaaaaaaaagaaacaaaaacgttACAGGGGTTTAGTGTGGAGACCtgaaatgacaaaatgttcaataaaaattgttgctgtattgtagacaaattccttgtatgtgtaagcaaacctggcaataaagctgattctgattctgatgatgactgtaaaccctaaaaatcTAAAATGACCATAACAACGGtgctttaaacaactttacagctcaagtagtGCACAagtattaacagaagaattaatgtagtgcttttacaaaattataagcttcccatttctgcctttataccttttaaaaaattggccccatgcactcccattgtaagtgcctcactgtaacctcaaaaaacatttttttctttttttttatagaaaaggagggacgagtcgaaatgtaatcagcattatgccacacatgctgtcctTTACGGGAACGTTTGGGGAACTATTATACATAGGCTAACCTGAAAAAACTGTCTATATCCCTAAGAACAGAaaatcttaaaggggtagttcacccaaaaatgaaaattctctcatcatttactcacactcatgccatcccagatgtgtatgactttctttcttctgctaaccacaaacaaagatttttagaataatatcacagctctgtaggtccatacaatgcaagtgaatggtggccagaactttgaagctcaaaaaagcaaataaaggcagtataaaaataatccataagactccagtggtataatatgtcttctgaagtgatatgataagtgtaggtgagaaacagatcgatatttaagtccattttttactatcaatctccacttttacattcacttccacattcttcttttgtttttggtgattcacaatcttcatatagccacctactgggcagggaggagaatttaaagtaaaagttCTGAACAGTAGGTATGCACTAAGTATTTGAATTATTTAAGCTAATTTGTGTATCAACTCAAATCCAAGAGTAAGCTACAGTTTTGACTTGCTTGTAAACTTGTGTGCTGCTCTACcccataaacaaacatgtaaagtGTATGGATTCATATAGGCCTTAAGTTATAGCCTACTGAATGCCACACAACACAAAACAGTGTCTGTTATGCTCATCTAGACTAGAGCACCTAGATTTTACAGCAAAGCAATCAGTCTGTTAAGTTTCAGAGTAGGAGAGAACGAGCTGCTTAGTTTAGTGACAATCTTTTTTtgctcttttcatttctgtatcaTAGATATTAGCAAGCTGTTTACATTTGAGCAAAGATTAGGTGGTCAGTAGTAGAAATACATATTGGtaaatatagaaaataaaatatttaaaagctattttataatatattttttgctttttatatttaCGGGATTCCTGTAGTCACGAAACACTGTAAACATCTTCACAGATCATTTATTTGCTCTTAGTTCATTTGTCTGGCTACTTTTTGCCTGTAGAGGGAGCCAAAACCCTTTAAATAGTACTTCTGGACAGATATGGACTGCCCTTCTTGATATTGTCACATTGggcaattttataaaaaaaaatatggattCACAACAGTCATGATATGTGCTTACTGTACAGAACATATACGCATTACATATATAGGTATGTTCGCATGTAGTCGTGCAGTACACATTACAATTATGAGGCAAATAAATGTGTGCATGAAGACGTTGCAGGTTTAAAGGACACAAGAGCATTACAACCATGCGTAATTctctaaatatttataattttctaTACAATTAGTTATAATTAGAGACATTTCTTTACATTAGATGCACACTGCAACTCTCAATGCCAACTTTCTAAAcctaaattacttttttaaatatatttacaaaattaagcaaaaatcaatgtgatatacaAACTGAAAAAGGAAAAATCACTTCCCACAAGAAAGCTGTTAATGTTCCACATAGTACTcaacagaagaaaagaaaaaaaaaaaagaatattcatATTTTGGATGTTTTAAGTCATAAGGAATAATCTTTTTTGAATAACACAGAGTAATACTAATGCTTAACTCAACACTTGCTTTTTCACAATCTCTTTGTAGGTTGTAAGAGTGCATTATTAGAGACCTTGGGCACTGATAAGTGGAACTAAGGAGGTACAGAACATTATTTTCAGCTCAAGGTTTGCATTACTAGCTCCCTTGATCTTGTGAGTTTGAATGGTCTGACGTGCAGAGTGCAAGACCAATtattaagcactcaaaataaatgtttggaatTTATTAGCTGTTGATCTGCTGCACATGAAACAATTTTGCAAGATTGTTTTTCATAATTGCCTGTTGTCATTATGGAAAAGTTTTATTATAAAGATATCATAAATGTAACTGATTCCATCTGATGTGTTACAACGAAACAAGTGTAGACTTATATCCTCACGCTTATATTTTGACTGTCATGTAAAAGTACATGCACACATGTCTTACAGACATACTGTAAGTCAAAACTTTGTATTGGAATCCTGAAGAGTTATGCTCAAGGCCTCGCTCTAGGACATCCATCTGCTTGCCCTTGCAGAGGAGTTGCTGATACTGAATGTTGGATTCACTTTATCATGTATTCCTGTGCTGCACTTTCCACAAAGGACTTGTGTTTCTTCCATTTGCCTTGCTTGTCCACATAAATTTAATGAAGCTGAACAAAGCTTAGACCAAAAGATATCCTTtcttaattaattgttttgagtgaaattgtatacaaatatatttaagtcAATATATGGCACaacaaaaacatcataaaacaagACATACATAATTTaacaacaacatacagtatatttggcaTATAGAGAacttctttaaaacaagaaaaaaaaaaatcaaatgttctTTTAAATCAATGCTTAAAAAATGAGACAAAAACATTATTACAAAAAGACAAATATGAAGACTGGAAACAATCTCCAACAGAAAAGCCTTCACTCAAAGGTCTTGCAGCTGTTTTGCAAGAGCCATCCAAGAGCAGGTCACAAGAGCACAGGAGGAGGTTGGTCTGTGCACCTTTTGAAAGAGTAACTACTATGCAATATGAGCCATGTACACTTTACAATGTTTGTATCTATAACTGAAAATCAATGAAAAATCAAAGATGGAAGCTTTGTCCACAGCTTTATTATTTCATCAAATGTCTTAGCTGGTCCTGCAGGTTTTTTGAGTGTTCTATACTGTAAAGTGGACAAAGAAAGAAAAGGTGAATAAACAACCttgaaaaaaaatcatgcaattgtttaaaatattttaatgattatgACTTACTTCTTTTGAATGGCTTCTTGCCTAGAGAAAAAAGTAAAGATATATTTTAGTGTTTCCTCATTCACAACTGAAAACTGCAACAAATTCTCTGTTCTTTGCCCTGGCCATTTTCCATCACGATTCACTTTATACATGGTGTTAATGAAGATGAACGGTGCAAACATGGGATATGCAACATATTTAACGCATGGGGCGCCAAAATCATACTTTAAAATCTCCTTTAATACCTTACAAATAACCAAAAGCACcattttaaacaataatgaatgtattttatttaacttttattttatgtaacaaaatgTTCTTAGCCTTTTAAATGGGTTCAAGTATGCATTTTTATTCTTTGATTTGATCAAGAGGTTACCCTCACAGCTACCGCTCACCCTCTGTCTACCGACGATGCTCtaactgtcacatgacaaaaatgaTCAGAGGGGGGATGCGTTCTGGTGCGCAGAACAGAAAAAGGAAGATGGAAAATGAAAAATGGtgcattaaaatgaagaaaacaatgtCCAAGAGGATGAAGAAAGCCTGGTTGGCTTAACTTATCACTTTATTACTGAAATTCTTCAAGAAAGTCTTGAAGTTAACCGATATTTAACGCTGCCGAGAGGTTCAGATGGCCAGCTAATATAGTTCATTTCCGAGTATCTTTTCTGTCACGGTTATGTTTGGGAATGGGCGTTCAATTGCTTTACATTTAGAGAGAAAGCTTGTTAAAGTTGTTAACTGACCCTTCGCCATGTCCAGCCTATACTTGGGCTCCTCTTACTAACCAGAACTAATGTTGCTGCACTTTCCAACCTTCGCCTGTTGTTGTCTCACTGTCAAACATGACATGACAAACCATGGAATGTGCTGTaagtaaattacctcaggaattattaaacaaCACCTGTACCAATTATTGACTAAATCCAAAAAAATGTGTGATGGAGAGGCTTGCTTCAGAATCAATCATGGTGAACTATTAAGCctcttctttattttctttctttttctgtttggatGGAAAATAACGATGCagatcaaattaaattaatatatatgtacATGACTTTTTGTATAAAAATTCTAAATTAAATTCTAAATATAAAAGTTTGAATGAAATAATTGCATCACATTAAGTTttactgaattattttatttaatatattttaatgtttttttttgtgtgttctgaattgtaatatttcataatattcaaCACTGATGTTTCTGCATACCCCTCAATAAATGTGTAGTTGCGTCCCtgaatacaaattatatatatatatatatatatatacacacacacacacacacacacacacacacacactcatatacttACTGATATTGCAAGTGTGTTGTTATAATAGACATTTTCCGAAGACTCTGTAAGCATAAATAAACTTTAGAAGTTACTCTTCCTTTCTTTATTAAAGTACATAGATGGAATAGGATATaactaataacaacaacaacaataatatagGCTTATGAAACTAGTTAATATATCAATAACTTACATCTTCAGAGTGCAAAATTGCATCTTCTTGAATAACCATATTTCTCGCTGCCTGACTGAGTAGCtgcaaagaaaaaacacattttaattctaataaatcaatgtatttaatatattaagagatttaaaataatcataatttcatttaaaactttaataaGGCCAATAATTGTCAACTGCATTAGTATAACATTGAGTCGCACACTGACTAAGTCTCAAAACCTTTGACAGCATATTCAGACATAATAATATATGACACCTAATATATGGTCTAATGATGTCTAATTAGGCAGCTTACTTGGTTGGTAGacatattttacgtttattgttgTAAGAGGGAAACAGCTAGCCAGAAGGCTATTTCGCCTTTGCAGTCAAAACATTATCGAGTTATGTAACGTGTTCGATATTTACTTCTTGGCTCCGGGATCCCTTTAACACTTGGCGGGTTAGAGCGATCACATCTCCACTGCAAGAACTGACTTTATCTGACAATAAACCTTTCACAGATTGACCGAAGCGAGGTTGTGTCTCGGAAGAAGCCATCACTGTTTACTACGGAAGCACGCGAGGGACAATGTAAAGTGCGAGGATGGATTAGAATAAAGCCAGATTTATTTCATAAGATTCAAAACTACGAAAAACACAACTAACTTGATTCACCAAAGTAAAGGCAAGACAAGGCACAGATTATCTAACAAAAATACACAACAGCACAGCATGCAGCAACAACTGCTggcaattaaatattatttttgcaagcTCTTAAGAAAACAGAAAGAACAAAATTAAAGAaagtccgggttcaatacaatttaagcttaatcgacagcatttgtggcataatattgactaTTAcacaaattcattttgacttgcacatccttttctttaaaaaaagtaaaattctgggttacagtgaggtgctTACAATGGAAAGGAATGGGGTCCAAtctttaaacgttaaaatactaactaTTTCAAAATTATTGCCAAAAGACaacaacaatatgcatgttaacatgattttagtgtgataaaatcgcttacaaagTTGTTGCCATTATGAtgttgtgttgaaaaaaaaaaaagaaaaaaaaaaccagtttttttggatttttcccaatttggaatgcccaattcccaatgtgctctaagtcctcgtggtcgcatagtgattcgcctcagtctgggtggctgaggacgaatctcagttgcctccagcgtctgagacagtcagacccgcgcatcttatcacgtggctagttgagcgtgttgccatggagacatagtgcgtgtgaaggcttcacgccatccaccgcagcaaccatgctcaattcaccatgcgccccaccgagaacaaaccacattatagcgaccacgaggaggttaccccatgtgactctaccctccctagcaaccgggttgcttacgagacctggctggagtcactcagcacgccctgggattcgaactagcgaactccaggggtggtagccagcgtattttaacactgagctacccaggccccttgacAACTGAAGAAGAAATGTTTGCCATGTCATCCTGAAATGCGAggcaaatgttggatcaccataattaggaaccacagtttccacacatcccttcactcgattgggatgttctctgctattctggacggcaagggcagtgactgtaacatccagcgtattttgtagtattaaacaTGTATTTAAACCGATTTCATGAGGCTCAGAAAAATCTTTGAAATGAACGCAAAGAATGGCCTTCTCAGCTGCCATAGTTGCAATGCTTGCGTAACACAACAGGGTGTTCAATGCACCACCGTTTCTGTTTAAATAAACGTTTTGATACGTTTTGTCGGGGCTGAACATGCCTCAAacctctgacacacacaccaaatgaGAGAACACGTACCTCAAAGCCCGTTGCACACCGTTTCACACCGTTTCGAGGAAACATGTCGTTCAACCCAGAAACCGTAGCAAAACGGTGCACACCATTTTGAAATTGAACGTGCCCCTGGTGAATTCGTCGATTCCAAAAATCATGCTTCTGACTCTATAGTTTGCTCTCCATTAAATGTAAACTTACTACATGATGCTGGCATCATTGTACAGATAAAAATAAGTGGTATTATTAGATCAAATGGCAGAAGTACGcaagattaaaataaataaataaccgaGGTAGGAGATTCGAACTCGGCCATCAATAATATGATCAGCATGACACCATAGCAAGttttgggtgtaatgcattactaagtactTAATtagtgtaattaaattactttttaattgaaaaatgtaaagtatgggattactcttaatttttaagtaatttaattacagttacttctgatgtaattgcgttaaatactgtagactctagaacaattctatataaaacaatagcgaatttaaaatcgaaatttaaagtctaatgttaaaatgaatgttttctaatttaatgcagcccccttaaattctttggccagttcgtgaataatttatttgattttatatgatttatttgaaagaattaaaagaacagtttctgttcatgtctatccttgtatttttcatctggtcgaggttgatcagggttttagaaactaataagtaataaataatgcaattactt
It contains:
- the LOC127412337 gene encoding metal transporter CNNM2-like isoform X2, whose protein sequence is MAEQCTAVPTSNMAALNRARSLTVMFLIVSSCVISCTSGTDAPEETVIIGLRLEDTDEVSFMDRGYLRVSERSHVRLRVYGQNINNETWSKLAFTEHERSSDSSGGSSAPAESQSPKDAPASHPCGIRTSDIIVLPNVEVNRKTSGVIEIEVKPLRKTEKSKAYYLCIATAAQAASSAAQDSWSESTWVYHDGHDTKVLVVEEKKFLLPFWLQVIFIAMLLCLSGMFSGLNLGLMALDPMELRIVQNCGTEKEKNYAKKIEPVRSQGNYLLCSLLLGNVLVNTTLTILLDDIAGSGLIAVVVSTIGIVIFGEIVPQAICSRHGLAVGANTIFLTKFFMILTFPASYPVSKLLDHVLGQEIGTVYNREKLLEMLRVTDPYNDLVKEELNIIQGALELRTKTVEDVMTPLRDCFMIASDAILDFNTMSEIMESGYTRIPVYEGEKCHIVDLLFVKDLAFVDPDDCTPLKTITKFYSHPLHFVFNDTKLDTMLEEFKKGKSHLAIVQRVNNEGEGDPFYEVQGIVTLEDVIEEIIKSEILDETDLYTDNKTKKKIVHRERKQDFSAFKPTDNELGVKISPQLLLATLRFLATEVEFFSSAQMSEKILLRLLKHPNVIQELKYDDKNKKMSEHYLFHRNKPVDYFILILQGKVEVEAGKEGMKFEAGAFSYYGVLALTSSPENKSPPRPFGLNHSDSLNRTDRMEVVTPTLGSSNNHLNSFLQVYVPDYSVRAASDLLYIKVTRQQYQNALMASRMDKTPQSTDSEFTKIELTFTEHQDGPLDESASLLIQQQSSISAHKTNHTAHNDGAI
- the LOC127412052 gene encoding BLOC-1-related complex subunit 7, with protein sequence MASSETQPRFGQSVKGLLSDKVSSCSGDVIALTRQVLKGSRSQELLSQAARNMVIQEDAILHSEDSLRKMSIITTHLQYQQEAIQKNIEHSKNLQDQLRHLMK
- the LOC127412337 gene encoding metal transporter CNNM2-like isoform X1, with the translated sequence MAEQCTAVPTSNMAALNRARSLTVMFLIVSSCVISCTSGTDAPEETVIIGLRLEDTDEVSFMDRGYLRVSERSHVRLRVYGQNINNETWSKLAFTEHERSSDSSGGSSAPAESQSPKDAPASHPCGIRTSDIIVLPNVEVNRKTSGVIEIEVKPLRKTEKSKAYYLCIATAAQAASSAAQDSWSESTWVYHDGHDTKVLVVEEKKFLLPFWLQVIFIAMLLCLSGMFSGLNLGLMALDPMELRIVQNCGTEKEKNYAKKIEPVRSQGNYLLCSLLLGNVLVNTTLTILLDDIAGSGLIAVVVSTIGIVIFGEIVPQAICSRHGLAVGANTIFLTKFFMILTFPASYPVSKLLDHVLGQEIGTVYNREKLLEMLRVTDPYNDLVKEELNIIQGALELRTKTVEDVMTPLRDCFMIASDAILDFNTMSEIMESGYTRIPVYEGEKCHIVDLLFVKDLAFVDPDDCTPLKTITKFYSHPLHFVFNDTKLDTMLEEFKKGKSHLAIVQRVNNEGEGDPFYEVQGIVTLEDVIEEIIKSEILDETDLYTDNKTKKKIVHRERKQDFSAFKPTDNELGVKISPQLLLATLRFLATEVEFFSSAQMSEKILLRLLKHPNVIQELKYDDKNKKMSEHYLFHRNKPVDYFILILQGKVEVEAGKEGMKFEAGAFSYYGVLALTSSPVPLSLSRTFVVSRAESLAGSPENKSPPRPFGLNHSDSLNRTDRMEVVTPTLGSSNNHLNSFLQVYVPDYSVRAASDLLYIKVTRQQYQNALMASRMDKTPQSTDSEFTKIELTFTEHQDGPLDESASLLIQQQSSISAHKTNHTAHNDGAI